From the Hevea brasiliensis isolate MT/VB/25A 57/8 chromosome 15, ASM3005281v1, whole genome shotgun sequence genome, one window contains:
- the LOC110633552 gene encoding probable carotenoid cleavage dioxygenase 4, chloroplastic → MDAFSSSFLCSVQTSKLFLSPKITIPNSFPFPHLHPFNVSSVRIEEKPQPTTTGPTTTKRTSNTTTPPVTTSTKSSSLSQPPPSAAAAGAKRRVKPTLPAMVFSALDDVINNFIDPPIRSSVDPRYILSNNFAPVDELPPTECEVIEGSLPSCLDGAYIRNGPNPQYLPRGPYHLFDGDGMLHSIRISQGKAILCSRYVKTYKYTTERDAGASLLPNVFSGFNGLVASAARGALSAARILSGQFNPANGIGLANTSLAMFGDKLYALGESDLPYAVRLTSNGDIETLGRHDFDGKLFFSMTAHPKIDFQTGETFAFRYGPVPPFLTYFRFDSNGNKQPDVPIFSMMQPSFLHDFAISKKYAIFADIQIGMNPTEMIFRGGSPVGSDPAKVSKIGVIPRYATDESEMRWFDVPGFNIIHAINAWDEDDAIVILAPNILSVEHTMERMELVHALVEKVRIDLKTGIVTRNPISARNLDFGVINPAYVGEKNRFIYAAIGDPMPKISGVVKLDVSKGGRQECTVASRLFGPRCYGGEPFFVAREPEKSGAEEDDGYVVSYVHDEIAGESKFLVMDAKSPNLDIVAAVKLPRRVPYGFHGLFVRESDLKKL, encoded by the coding sequence ATGGAtgccttttcttcctctttcctctGTTCTGTGCAAACTTCAAAACTCTTTCTCAGCCCTAAGATCACCATCCCCAATTCATTTCCTTTTCCTCATCTCCATCCTTTCAATGTGTCATCTGTTAGAATTGAAGAAAAACCTCAACCCACAACTACAGGACCTACCACCACCAAAAGAACATCTAATACTACTACTCCACCCGTCACAACTAGTACTAAGTCGTCGTCATTGTCGCAGCCGCCTCCTTCTGCAGCAGCAGCTGGGGCAAAGAGAAGAGTAAAACCCACCCTACCAGCTATGGTATTCAGTGCCTTGGATGATGTAATCAACAACTTCATAGATCCTCCAATCCGGTCATCAGTGGATCCTAGATACATACTTTCCAACAACTTTGCTCCCGTTGATGAGCTTCCTCCAACTGAGTGTGAGGTGATAGAGGGATCTCTTCCatcatgccttgatggtgcttaTATTCGTAATGGTCCGAACCCACAGTACCTGCCTCGAGGACCTTACCACCTATTTGATGGAGATGGCATGCTTCACTCCATCAGAATCTCTCAAGGCAAGGCCATTCTCTGCAGCCGATATGTCAAGACATATAAATACACTACGGAGCGTGATGCTGGTGCTTCGCTTCTTCCAAATGTCTTCTCTGGATTCAATGGCCTGGTTGCCTCTGCAGCCCGTGGAGCTCTCTCCGCTGCTCGAATTCTTTCCGGTCAATTCAATCCTGCAAATGGCATTGGTCTAGCAAACACCAGCCTGGCTATGTTTGGCGATAAACTCTATGCACTTGGTGAGTCTGATCTACCTTATGCTGTGCGTTTGACATCAAATGGGGATATTGAGACTCTGGGTCGCCATGATTTTGATGGAAAGTTGTTCTTTAGCATGACTGCTCACCCCAAGATAGACTTTCAGACAGGAGAGACCTTTGCTTTTCGATATGGTCCTGTTCCTCCATTTTTAACATACTTTCGCTTCGATTCAAATGGAAATAAACAGCCAGATGTGCCTATATTTTCCATGATGCAACCATCTTTCCTTCACGACTTCGCTATTAGCAAGAAGTATGCTATATTTGCAGACATACAAATTGGGATGAACCCCACGGAAATGATCTTCAGAGGAGGCTCTCCGGTGGGTTCAGACCCAGCAAAAGTATCAAAAATCGGAGTCATCCCGCGATATGCAACCGACGAGTCAGAAATGAGATGGTTCGATGTGCCTGGGTTCAACATTATACACGCCATCAATGCATGGGATGAAGACGATGCTATTGTCATTTTGGCGCCCAACATTTTATCGGTAGAACATACAATGGAGAGAATGGAGCTTGTCCATGCCTTGGTGGAGAAGGTGAGAATAGACTTGAAAACTGGCATAGTTACAAGAAACCCAATTTCAGCCAGAAATCTAGACTTTGGAGTGATAAATCCTGCATATGTTGGGGAAAAGAACAGATTCATATATGCAGCCATAGGTGATCCAATGCCAAAGATTTCAGGGGTGGTGAAGCTGGATGTGTCAAAAGGGGGGCGCCAGGAGTGCACGGTGGCTAGTAGGTTGTTCGGGCCAAGATGCTATGGTGGTGAGCCTTTCTTTGTGGCGAGAGAGCCTGAAAAATCAGGGGCAGAAGAGGATGATGGGTATGTGGTGTCATATGTTCATGATGAGATTGCTGGAGAGTCCAAGTTCTTGGTGATGGATGCGAAGTCGCCAAATCTTGATATTGTGGCTGCTGTCAAGCTGCCCCGGCGAGTTCCTTATGGCTTCCACGGACTTTTTGTGAGGGAGAGTGACCTGAAAAAGCTGTAG
- the LOC110633550 gene encoding pentatricopeptide repeat-containing protein At1g31790 isoform X2, whose translation MVVMSPSTSTQLQSAEWCVHFCCSTKKTNKINPSNPSIDFKLRLRRPNPLHKPQILSQPIKISTTTRNYSRRKQSSCSDITRLMDSLSLPIPPDIYSSLIKECTLSCDSDEALQLHSRLIGQSGLELSSHLTHRLLLMLVSCGHLDTARNLFDQMTTSKDLLSWAIIIIGYLNNHRYEELCHHNTTVWTVKIVNNCREGRFHEVMKDFTEMGSAGIRSNNFTLSSVLRACARMDDGGNCGRQVHAVAIKLALESNTFVQCGLIDMYGKCGMVRDAKQVFEIITHKTNVAHWNAMLMAYVRNGLIIEAVKFLYHMEAAQVHINESLINHVRIACITPTSGKQN comes from the exons ATGGTGGTCATGTCTCCTTCCACCTCCACTCAGTTACAATCAGCAGAATGGTGTGTCCATTTCTGCTGCAGCACAAAGAAGACCAACAAGATCAATCCATCCAACCCATCAATTGACTTCAAACTGCGTCTTCGGAGACCAAATCCACTCCATAAACCTCAAATTCTCTCTCAACCAATAAAAATATCCACTACTACTAGGAATTATAGCAGGAGAAAGCAGAGTTCATGCTCAGATATCACGAGGTTGATGGATAGCCTAAGCCTCCCTATCCCACCGGACATTTACTCTTCCCTTATCAAAGAATGCACCCTCTCATGTGATTCTGATGAAGCTCTTCAGTTGCATTCTCGCCTCATTGGTCAGAGTGGCCTTGAACTCTCCTCACACTTGACGCACCGTCTCCTACTTATGCTTGTATCTTGTGGGCACTTGGATACTGCCCGCAATCTGTTTGATCAAATGACGACCAGTAAAGACTTGCTTTCTTGGGCTATAATCATTATTGGTTATTTGAATAACCATCGTTATGAAGAG CTTTGCCATCACAACACTACCGTTTGGACAGTTAAAATAGTGAACAATTGTAGAGAAGGGCGTTTCCATGAGGTAATGAAGGATTTCACGGAAATGGGAAGTGCTGGAATAAGGAGTAACAATTTTACTTTATCTAGTGTACTGAGGGCATGTGCTAGGATGGATGATGGTGGAAACTGTGGTCGACAAGTCCATGCCGTTGCCATCAAACTAGCATTGGAATCCAATACTTTTGTGCAATGTGGGTTGATTGACATGTATGGCAAATGTGGTATGGTCAGGGATGCAAAACAAGTGTTTGAGATAATCACTCATAAAACAAACGTTGCTCATTGGAATGCTATGCTTATGGCTTATGTTCGGAATGGATTGATTATTGAAGCAGTTAAGTTTCTATATCATATGGAAGCAGCTCAGGTACATATTAACGAATCACTAATCAATCATGTCAGGATTGCTTGCATCACTCCAACATCTGGAAAGCAGAACTGA
- the LOC110633550 gene encoding pentatricopeptide repeat-containing protein At1g31790 isoform X1, with protein sequence MVVMSPSTSTQLQSAEWCVHFCCSTKKTNKINPSNPSIDFKLRLRRPNPLHKPQILSQPIKISTTTRNYSRRKQSSCSDITRLMDSLSLPIPPDIYSSLIKECTLSCDSDEALQLHSRLIGQSGLELSSHLTHRLLLMLVSCGHLDTARNLFDQMTTSKDLLSWAIIIIGYLNNHRYEEVIGFSTKMLLYFNVYTNILEFPTWVIVIVCILKACVCSLNMVLGKQVHGLLLKFGVTNDFSVNVALMDLYGKFGCLESANFICNQLCHHNTTVWTVKIVNNCREGRFHEVMKDFTEMGSAGIRSNNFTLSSVLRACARMDDGGNCGRQVHAVAIKLALESNTFVQCGLIDMYGKCGMVRDAKQVFEIITHKTNVAHWNAMLMAYVRNGLIIEAVKFLYHMEAAQVHINESLINHVRIACITPTSGKQN encoded by the coding sequence ATGGTGGTCATGTCTCCTTCCACCTCCACTCAGTTACAATCAGCAGAATGGTGTGTCCATTTCTGCTGCAGCACAAAGAAGACCAACAAGATCAATCCATCCAACCCATCAATTGACTTCAAACTGCGTCTTCGGAGACCAAATCCACTCCATAAACCTCAAATTCTCTCTCAACCAATAAAAATATCCACTACTACTAGGAATTATAGCAGGAGAAAGCAGAGTTCATGCTCAGATATCACGAGGTTGATGGATAGCCTAAGCCTCCCTATCCCACCGGACATTTACTCTTCCCTTATCAAAGAATGCACCCTCTCATGTGATTCTGATGAAGCTCTTCAGTTGCATTCTCGCCTCATTGGTCAGAGTGGCCTTGAACTCTCCTCACACTTGACGCACCGTCTCCTACTTATGCTTGTATCTTGTGGGCACTTGGATACTGCCCGCAATCTGTTTGATCAAATGACGACCAGTAAAGACTTGCTTTCTTGGGCTATAATCATTATTGGTTATTTGAATAACCATCGTTATGAAGAGGTAATCGGCTTTTCCACTAAAATGTTGCTTTATTTCAATGTTTATACCAACATTCTTGAATTCCCTACATGGGTTATTGTTATAGTTTGCATCCTCAAGGCTTGTGTGTGCAGTCTGAATATGGTATTGGGGAAGCAGGTTCACGGGTTGTTACTAAAATTTGGTGTTACCAATGATTTCTCTGTGAATGTTGCATTGATGGACTTGTATGGGAAATTTGGCTGTCTGGAAAGTGCTAACTTTATCTGTAATCAGCTTTGCCATCACAACACTACCGTTTGGACAGTTAAAATAGTGAACAATTGTAGAGAAGGGCGTTTCCATGAGGTAATGAAGGATTTCACGGAAATGGGAAGTGCTGGAATAAGGAGTAACAATTTTACTTTATCTAGTGTACTGAGGGCATGTGCTAGGATGGATGATGGTGGAAACTGTGGTCGACAAGTCCATGCCGTTGCCATCAAACTAGCATTGGAATCCAATACTTTTGTGCAATGTGGGTTGATTGACATGTATGGCAAATGTGGTATGGTCAGGGATGCAAAACAAGTGTTTGAGATAATCACTCATAAAACAAACGTTGCTCATTGGAATGCTATGCTTATGGCTTATGTTCGGAATGGATTGATTATTGAAGCAGTTAAGTTTCTATATCATATGGAAGCAGCTCAGGTACATATTAACGAATCACTAATCAATCATGTCAGGATTGCTTGCATCACTCCAACATCTGGAAAGCAGAACTGA